The following proteins come from a genomic window of Streptococcus pneumoniae:
- a CDS encoding HIT family protein, whose protein sequence is MCLICQRIELIKKGENPYFVKELETGYLVIGDHQYFAGYSLFLAKEHVTELHHLKKETRLRFLEEMSVVQEAVAKAFAAEKMNIELLGNGDAHLHWHLFPRRTGDMNGHGLNGRGPVWWVPFEEMTAETRQAKPDEIRLPAKQNMV, encoded by the coding sequence ATGTGCCTTATTTGCCAGAGAATTGAGCTCATCAAGAAGGGAGAAAATCCCTACTTTGTCAAAGAGTTGGAAACAGGCTATCTTGTGATTGGAGACCATCAGTATTTTGCAGGCTATAGTCTCTTTCTAGCCAAGGAACATGTCACGGAATTGCACCATTTGAAAAAGGAGACAAGACTCCGTTTTCTAGAAGAAATGAGTGTGGTCCAAGAGGCAGTTGCCAAGGCCTTTGCTGCTGAGAAAATGAATATCGAACTGCTAGGAAATGGCGATGCCCATCTTCATTGGCATCTGTTTCCTAGACGAACAGGTGACATGAATGGTCACGGTCTCAATGGACGTGGGCCAGTCTGGTGGGTCCCTTTTGAAGAAATGACCGCAGAAACCCGTCAAGCAAAACCGGATGAGATCAGACTTCCTGCGAAACAAAATATGGTATAG
- a CDS encoding IS5 family transposase (programmed frameshift), with protein MNDEASKQLTDARFKRLVGVQRTTFEEMLAVLKTAYQLKHAKGGRKPKLSLEDLLMATLQYVREYRTYEEIAADFGIHESNLLRRSQWVEVTLVQSGFTISRTPLSSEDTVMIDATEVKINRPKKELANYSGKKKCHAMKAQAIVTSQGRIVSLDITVNYCHDMKLFKMSRRNIGQAGKILADSDYQGLMKIYPQAQTPRKSSKLKPLIAEDKAYNHALSKDRSKVENILAKVKTFKMFSTTYRNHRKRFGLRMNLIAGIINHELGF; from the exons ATGAATGATGAAGCAAGTAAACAACTAACTGATGCACGATTTAAGCGTCTTGTTGGTGTTCAGCGTACCACTTTTGAAGAGATGTTAGCTGTATTAAAAACAGCTTATCAACTTAAACACGCAAAAGGTGGACGAAAACCTAAATTAAGCCTAGAAGACCTTCTTATGGCCACTCTTCAATATGTGCGAGAATATCGAACTTATGAAGAAATTGCGGCTGATTTTGGTATCCACGAAAGCAACTTACTCCGTCGGAGCCAATGGGTTGAAGTAACTCTTGTTCAAAGTGGTTTTACGATTTCAAGAACTCCTCTCAGTTCTGAGGACACGGTAATGATTGATGCGACGGAAGTAAAAATCAATCGCCCT AAAAAAGAATTAGCGAATTATTCTGGTAAAAAGAAATGCCACGCTATGAAGGCTCAAGCGATTGTCACAAGTCAAGGGAGAATTGTTTCTTTGGATATCACTGTGAACTATTGTCATGATATGAAGTTGTTCAAAATGAGTCGCAGAAATATCGGACAAGCTGGTAAAATCTTGGCTGACAGTGATTATCAAGGGCTCATGAAGATATATCCTCAAGCACAAACTCCACGTAAATCCAGCAAACTCAAGCCGCTAATAGCTGAAGATAAAGCCTATAACCATGCGCTATCTAAGGATAGAAGCAAGGTTGAGAACATCCTTGCCAAAGTAAAAACGTTTAAAATGTTTTCAACAACCTATCGAAATCATCGTAAACGCTTCGGATTACGAATGAATTTGATTGCTGGTATTATCAATCATGAACTAGGATTCTAG
- a CDS encoding M42 family metallopeptidase, with protein sequence MNQTVEYIKELTAIASPTGLTREISNYLVKTLEGFGYQPVRTAKGGVNVTIKGQNDEQHRYVTAHVDTLGAIVRAVKPDGRLKLDRIGGFPWNMIEGENCTVHVASTGQKVSGTILIHQTSCHVYKDAGTAERTQDNMEVRLDVKVSNEKETRALGIEVGDFISFDPRTVVTDTGFIKSRHLDDKVSAAILLNLLRIYKKEKIELPVTTHFAFSVFEEVGHGANSNIPAQVVEYLAVDMGAMGDDQQTDEYTVSICVKDASGPYHYDFRQHLVALAKEQDIPFKLDIYPFYGSDASAAMSAGAEVKHAVLGAGIESSHSYERTHIDSVVATERMVDAYLRSNLVD encoded by the coding sequence ATGAATCAAACAGTAGAATATATCAAAGAACTGACAGCCATCGCATCGCCAACGGGCTTAACTCGTGAAATTTCGAATTATTTAGTCAAGACTCTAGAAGGTTTTGGTTACCAGCCAGTTCGCACAGCCAAGGGTGGTGTCAATGTGACCATCAAAGGTCAAAATGATGAGCAACATCGCTATGTGACTGCCCATGTGGACACGCTGGGTGCTATTGTTCGTGCTGTCAAACCAGATGGTCGTCTTAAATTGGACCGTATCGGTGGTTTTCCTTGGAACATGATTGAAGGTGAAAACTGTACCGTTCATGTGGCTAGCACAGGTCAAAAGGTATCAGGAACCATCCTCATCCACCAAACTTCTTGCCATGTCTACAAGGATGCAGGAACTGCAGAACGCACGCAGGACAATATGGAAGTGCGTTTGGATGTAAAAGTAAGCAATGAAAAAGAAACTCGTGCTCTTGGGATTGAGGTCGGTGATTTTATCAGCTTCGATCCACGAACTGTTGTGACTGATACAGGTTTTATCAAGTCTCGTCATTTGGATGATAAGGTCAGCGCAGCGATTTTGCTCAACCTGCTTCGTATTTATAAGAAAGAGAAGATTGAATTGCCAGTAACAACTCATTTTGCTTTTTCAGTTTTTGAAGAAGTAGGACATGGTGCTAATTCTAACATTCCTGCTCAGGTAGTAGAATATCTGGCTGTGGATATGGGAGCTATGGGAGATGACCAGCAGACAGATGAGTACACAGTATCTATCTGTGTCAAGGATGCTTCAGGTCCTTATCACTATGACTTCCGTCAACACTTGGTTGCCTTGGCTAAAGAGCAAGATATTCCTTTTAAGCTGGACATCTATCCATTTTATGGTTCGGATGCTTCAGCGGCTATGTCTGCAGGGGCAGAGGTCAAGCATGCCGTTCTTGGTGCGGGTATCGAGTCTAGTCATTCTTATGAGCGCACTCATATTGACTCGGTGGTCGCAACAGAACGAATGGTCGATGCCTATCTTAGAAGCAATTTAGTAGATTGA